The Oryza glaberrima chromosome 5, OglaRS2, whole genome shotgun sequence DNA segment GCGAAATTAAAGTTGACTTCGAAATAAGTATTGAATAAATGAATAGCGAACACTTTGTACAGATGTACAAACCACAACCGTGGCAAATATTCTCACATCATTAGAAGGCTTACACTCAGTCCTAAGTCCTCAGCATTTCAGCACCGTTGGGTGGCATCCTTTATATTCTTCTGCAGGATAAAcagcatgattaattatatttcCATAGTTGTAAAGCAATTGCTGAATAAAGAAAGGTCTTGCAGATGCGAACACTAGTTTAGCCAGAATCATCTCTGCATTGAACTATTGCACTAAACAGCATCTGCAACTAGCTGAGGCAGAACAGTTTATCAGTAATAGAGTCAGCATCTGAGTAGTGCCGATTCCGAATCAGAAGCCAAACACACTTCATTTACATGTGGCGTTACAACTAAATATTAGCTTCTTCAAGTTCTATTATACAAGTATCATgactacaatgaaaaaaaaaatatagaagcaACAGGATAAACGGAGTTGATTCTACAGTAAAATTATTACAGTAACAGTGAGTGAAACTAACAGGAAGCAACACATTGAATACTAACAGATATCAGAACTGAAGTATACTTCATTTACATACTGGCATTACAATTTTCAAAAACATGATTAAGCACATATTCTTGcagtgctatatatatatacacacgagTACTCCGTAGTCTATACACAGTGAACACTTACACGAGGAGTCAttaactaaaaaagaaaaacgcacACAAGGAGTATCATTAGAACATAAAAGGCACCAGATCAGTTCCTACTCGTTGTTACCCTTTTATTCCATGAGAGTATAACTGACAAAAATTGTTTACCCCTCAAGTAAGAAGAACCTGGCATGGCATGGATTGAAAATCTGCCAAACAACTGAAACATCCTTTAAAAGCATTCACTCAGATAGAGAAGCAGAAGTCACCAAGCTTCCGACAACATCCATGGAAATGGAATGCACTGGTCCTGGGATATCAATTTCCTGTGACATGCTACCATCTTTGTCGATCATGCGATCTGCACCCACTGGTCTAGAGCACTCCTCCCAGACCCCTCCAATCTCAGAATTGCCATTGAAGCACATACCTGGATCAGTGCATGCCACAGAGCCAACACTGCACGGCTTCTGGTAAGGGAATGTGCCGATCTCCATATCAATCTTGCCCCGGACATCGAGTAGGATGCTCCTTAACCTGATCACCTCAGCCTCGAGCGCAGCATGGCCCTGCAATCGCTTCAGCAGCTGCTGATTGGCGGCGCGGAGCTTCTTGACCTCCTCCTCCAAGAAAGCCGCATgcgccttcttcttctcccgATACTTGCGCACGGCTTCCCTGTTCCCCAGCGGTCTCCGGGTCTTCGTCAGGTCCTCCTTGATGTCATCTTCGCCACTGCCGGAGGCGAAGACCTGGGTGTGCGTGTGCAAGCATGTGTGGGTGTGCATGGTTGCCGACGGACCAGGAGGATTGCAGGTGTGGGTGTGGGTGCAGGTTGTGATGTTGTTCAAGAAATCATCGAAGCTATCAGGCACCTCCGGATGGGAGAAGAGCAATTGACTTGGGACATCGTCCATTGCCGCAGAATGCGCCAAGAACAATCTCCTTTGTATGGGTCAATGGACAATTTGCACAACAAAGTTGCAATTGCAATTGCAACAAAAGGAATCAAGAACCTCTGAACTTGTTTATTCAATGAGGTTTCTAGATTAACTGACCAGGGATTGAGCAGGCAGACTACATGATCTGCCAAAACCCCTGCAAAAACTGGTGAGCTACCAACTAATAATCAAGAAAGGAGTGAGCAACAAACATGGCACAAGTGAGGAAGCCCTGATTGGGGAGCTCTACGACAGAGGGCATCACAAGAGCCAAAAAAAATCGATGAGGTGCTGAAATAGACAGAGAAAAGGCCGGATTCGGGCATCAAAACCTCATCCTGAGGACGGCGAGCGACATGGATGGAATTCGCAGCAACGCCGAGCTGCCTCTTgcagggagaaaagaaaaacaaaagaaaattgaaagactctctctctctctctctctctctctccttttgctCCCCTCGCTTTCCTTCGCTTTCCGCCTTCTCTCGCCACCGATCTTTTTCCTGGCGATGTTCCCCCTTCTTTGCTCTGGCGATTGGGGGTTTGGGGATCGGAGAATCTTGGAAAGGAGCCGCGccgcgagaggaggaggggagcgacGTTGATTTGATGGATGAGTAGTAGTGGTGGGAGAGATCAAAGTTGGGGGAGGATCCTAGTTCTTGCCACTGTGGGTGGGGatggttttgttttgtttgggtTTCTTTCTTTTAGAGCTTCCTTTTTGCATATTTAAGTACTGCACTAGTTGTTTGTCCGAACTGCCACTTGGACATTTTTGCCCTTTTTAATACTGTTGCCTAGTTGACCATGACACATACGGATGTGCACTGTTTTAGTAAAATTGCTGCTTATTTTTATGCTGATATATCCCACTACATCCATTCTAAATCCCTATATTTTTTTGTAGATGGGGATAGTATTAACGCGAAGGGCCTTGAACGCAGGATGTAAAAATATACACAGAAATCGAAAGATTATAGGAACACAAGACGAAGTATGGTGTTTCCGTGTTTGGAACACTAAGAATAGAGTAAATCAATGGATTCTtgatatataaaatatagtttCTATTTGCTTGTTGATTGTCTCAATTGTGATCACTCGAAGTCACATGAATTGATTTGTTTTGGTCGTCTCAAAGGCAAATAAAAGTCAAATTCCTATGGACATGGGCAAAGGGAAAATTCTCTTGTACTCCAATGCCCTTCTTCAAATCTCCAATCCAAAGGTGTGAATAGTACTACCCAAATCCCTCAAATCCTTAAGAATTACCCAATTTTCCTCAAATCCCAAAAAACCAAAGGCAGCCGAAACGTTCAGTATACTAATAGCCAATGAAGATATGCTTGACTGAACTAAGCCGAAACTGATTTCAAATTGTAGAGTTGACTAATTTCTCAATTTGACAACGCAATAGGCC contains these protein-coding regions:
- the LOC127773681 gene encoding basic leucine zipper 23-like, with the protein product MDDVPSQLLFSHPEVPDSFDDFLNNITTCTHTHTCNPPGPSATMHTHTCLHTHTQVFASGSGEDDIKEDLTKTRRPLGNREAVRKYREKKKAHAAFLEEEVKKLRAANQQLLKRLQGHAALEAEVIRLRSILLDVRGKIDMEIGTFPYQKPCSVGSVACTDPGMCFNGNSEIGGVWEECSRPVGADRMIDKDGSMSQEIDIPGPVHSISMDVVGSLVTSASLSE